The following is a genomic window from Solanum stenotomum isolate F172 chromosome 4, ASM1918654v1, whole genome shotgun sequence.
GCTACTGACACAAACAACTTACTTTAGGCCAAAGAGAGCTATCAAATTGTTAAGGCAATCCACATTTTCTCattcatgtataaaataattactACTACTACACTTTACtctagattttttttctatgaattatgttttaataaCTAGAAACAATATAACTGAATCAACTGTGATATTGTTTTCAgttaaaacataattcataaaaaagAATCTAGACTAAAGTGTACTAGTAgtaattattatatagtagCAACAGAAGCTTTATTATTAGAGGAAGACACTAGCAATTGAGTTTAGCATATTACCACATTGTTGAAGACTTGCTGAAGTTGGGAATATGGATGATTTGCCCGGGTTTTGACATAGTAATCAGTGAATTTATAGCCAAAACGTTTGTCAAATTTCTTAAGGATCTTCCGCAATCCAATGGCatttatttcaacaaaaaagagAAGCTTTAAAAGATCACGCCCCACATTTCTATAAGCTTCTCGTAGCTCAGTTACTTTGGATATATCAGGTTGTTCTTGAAGAGAATCTTGCTGTTCATTGAGTTGAGATATCCGGCTTGCAAATACCCCTTGTTGTTCCAGCAAAAATAGAACAACTTTTTCAATCTGCAATGTTACAAAGCCAAAAAAAAGAGCTCGTATACATCAATACTTATCAATGTACCAGGAAAACTCTTTCCTACAAGAAGAATCCTTCCGATCAACCACTAAATGCCTAGATACTACAAGCAATTAGATAAAATCAGACTAAGTCGAAGGACAACCGTTGCTCCAAATCCCTATCCAAAattctacaacaacaacatacccagtgaaatcccacaagtggggtttggggagggtagagtgtacccagaccttacccctacctcgtggaggtagagagagGTAGAAAGGTTGTTTCTGAAGGAAACTCAGCTCAATGTAGCAAATCAAAGTAGTTATGAAAAGGACAAACGACAGTGAAGAAAACATAGCAACTAATAAGAAAAGCAGTGCAAAGTATTCAGGAAAGGAACATTAACAAAATTCTACTCAAGTGAAACAACTGATGTAAAAGCTAGAAGCAAAAACTAAATGTGGCAGTAGAGATCATCAATTGAACCATGATTCTCAACATGATTCAACTCCCCAAATAGTAATAGTGTCAAACAGTTTAGGACCGAGGGAGTAGTAGGTATGTACGTAACAAATCCATACCTCCTTGTCCAGCATCCTTGAGAAATCCTTAAGTACATATCGCTGATTGAGTGCTCCAGCCTGGATTTGATCCGCGTATTCCTTAACCTTCTTCTTCATTACTTTGTAATTGATATAGTATCTGACAGTCCAAAATAATCCTTATTAATCAACATAAAACACCAGCTCGGTGCACTAAGCTCCCGCTATGTGCAGGGTCCGAGGAAGGACTGGACCACAAGGGTCATTTAGTAtgagaaatcaatttttttttgtctgatTTCTGCTCAATCACTTTGCTTCATATAAATTGAAGGAAGTTAACTCATATCTCTTTTATTAGCACAAAACAGTTTCAAATGCCCTTGGACACTTTATACTAAATTCCTTTTCTTAATTTGAGATCCTTATATaaccataaacttcaaattttagattCGCCTCTATTGAGCAACATTAATTTCCAACAAgttgaaataaaaagaaaggatACAAAGAACATTGGAGTACATACCCTTGCCATTCTTGAATTTGTCTTTCCTTCAACTTCTTCCCAAACGCAACCATTTTTCACTCTAGTTATCCCAAATCACAACTGAGATAAACTGCAAATCAAACAAATCCCAATTATCATATGATCTAGCAGAACACTATTAACACAAAcaacaactaaaataattaatagagaCGTGTTGGATTTTTGGGTTGACTTATCATTACAAAATAGTAGAGccaaattacataaaaaaaaaaaaaaattattaatacagTCTCAAAAGCTTTGTTGATAGAGTGACTAACAATAATGCAcacattttctcaaattatttttataatcaacTAGATTAGTTAAATTTCACATGATCATTTTCCTAAATAAAGTCACTACATTTATAATTACTGTCACTCTAACTCTGCcaaaaataaagccctaaaatGATTTTTACCCATATCTAGAAACTTTTAGCAGAAGAAAACACCTACACAGATGGCAGAAACAGCAATAGATACACCCATTAATGCTAGAACTCTGATTACAGATCTGAAAACTCCACTTGtctttgctcttttttttttttttgttgggttTTTGGTGTATGGTATCCACATTGAAGTCCGATTAATTTACAGTGTCGGCCCAAATGGGTAAGTACTCCATACCAAAGgatttttttcatatccaaGCTTAAATTCGAAAACTCTGATTAAGGAAAAGGAGCAACCCCAATCGTTGGGGCATGTTTGTTTGAtgattttttccctttttattttaactaTGGAGTAGAAGAAGATGGATCTTATACATCTTCAAATTTTTGAGACTCATTAAAAATCAGTAGTTAATAATACTATCttcgtttatttttaattgttctagtttttttttagagtcaaacaataataactttgattaatattttacgatgtattattgatacacaaaaaaattgaatttatagtactttttgtataatttttgaatatctaaatttgttgtttaaaataatatcgaattaatgtaatctaatttaactttgaaaattagtcaaattgactttcaaaaaacgcaacatgacaattaaaaatggaaacaAGGAGTGCCTCAAAATCTCTAACTATTAaggttttattgatttatttaatgtttaaatTAAGTAATCCCACTTGTGTTATCTAGAAAATAGGTCAAAAAAGAGTATTTATGTGACgatgttttatatttatttttaaaagaggAACTTTCACACATAGACATtcaaaaatagcttaattactctccatagctatagtttgataattacaactCGTAGCTACATGTCATaaggaggagagaggtgagtgagagaggagaaaggcgagcgagagagggcaaagagtgggagagagatgaattgtatatgtatatcgattagataattatatattatacatatgtatttgtatatatggcaagcgagattgggagagggaggagagaaacgagcgagattgggagagggaggagaaaAGCGAGCAAGATTGGGAGAGTAAGGAGAAaagcgagcgagagagggcacaGAGTGGGAGAGAgatgaattatatatgtatatcagttagataattatatattatacatatgtatttgtatatatggcaagcgagattgggagagggaggagagaggcaagcgagattgggagagggaggagagaagcGAGCAAGATTGGGAGAGTAAGGAGAAaagcgagcgagagagggcacaAAGTGGGAGAGAgatgaattatatatgtatatcagttagataattatatattatacatatgtatttgtatatatggcaagcgagattgggagagggaggagagaggcaagcgagattgggagagggaggagagaagcGAGCAAGATTGGGAGAGTAAGGAGAAaagcgagcgagagagggcacagagtgggagagaggtgaattgtatatgtatatcggttagataattgtatattatacatatgcatttgtatatatggcaagcgagattgggagagggaggagagacgCGAatgagagagggcagagagtgggagagaggtgaattgtatatgtatatcggttagataattgtatattatacatatgtatttgtatattctggcgaattatacaaatacaaacgtGGCTaatcatacaaactcgaagtcagcccacgtaattaatgtataatgttagtcgcgagtggtaattatagcaaactatagctatgatgagtaattaagtagtacaAGTTTGgttaaccgcgtaattttccctttttaaagtactatttagtttttgtttttatctttctAGTAGACTTTAATTAAAAAGACATGTCATAACTTATAACCCCCACAACATTAAttttaagtatattttattagttaaattattattatttttggaaaataacttcacttcattttatttataaaaaaaagtgaggTTTGACCAAAATGTTGCTGCATTTTGATTTTTAGGCTGAAAAATATGACATTTCTAGATGGTATTGAAAGATAAGTACTTGTTGCTACGGCTGCAACACTTGAGGCAGATTTCAGGCTAAGATGGGCAGATTACAGGTAGAATCCCTGTTACTATCATTATCCATTGCATGCACTTTATGATAACCTATTCACTGTGCAGTAGCTTACAGACCACACAAAAAATGTAAATTGCACTAAACAAGTCATATACGATGAGTTGATCATGACTTAATAGCCGTAtcatttattgtttgtttaatGTATAGAAATTACAATCATATCCATGTATTAGCTTTTATGTATGAGCCTTTACACATTTAATGTATATAGGTCATGttaacatatcattttaaatatgtttaatgtatataaaaatacaaatatctatGTTTTAGCTTCTGTGTATGTATCTTTACGtatttaatgtatatatttttaggtttaatgtattatataatttttgataTCATAATCTCTAGGATACATCTCTATTTCCTTTTTTCAGATAcatcattttcattaattaGTGTATCATTTGCAATGTATATAAGACAATCAAGGAATGTATCCGAAAgcaatgaaaaattcaaaatttttgtaATTAGAAAAACTTTCGGAATAGGATGTAATTAGCCTCAAATGCATGAGATTTGGTAAGTTTccctaaaaaaaatacatggaTTGAATATATTGATAACCTTTTAAAACCTGGGTTAAACACCATACTATTGTCTACTCGAAAATTTGGCCAAATAAATTACcccatttattttaatttgattaaacacgaaatttaagaaagtaaacacaatttttaacgatcttaaattaaaaatatgtgtaaTTGATGTACTAAAATATTCTTTAGTGTTATCATCTTAAACATATGCCAATAAAATACTAGaatttgaattggtacaaaactacccttcATGCACCTTTCGGTCCTAAAATACCCAAGGCGTTCACTTTCTGGCTCAAAAATATCCTCGATGTTAATATTTTGGCTAATATCTGCCCTTATTTTCAATAGTcccttaaagtaaaattattaaatatttatttattgtgttgcctaatgtgattggtccaaattaAAACCCTTCccaaataaataacaaaaaccatatttttaaaattttatttttttataaaaccacatatgattcatattttgacctgatacacttgaaaataatattgaaaaaataattaatttcatgatatcttcCCGTTGGCCTATTTTTAATCAACCCCCAATTTATTATAACGCAACTCATAAATGGGGATTCAACTAAAATTCATACTTACCCTGACTGATTGTCCAtctaaaattttttattattttattaatataaaattttctatcaaTTATCCAAATGTCGTGTTCATTTTctccttttattcatttttttaatctcttattcttaattaggatatccggaactcaaatttgaaataaactcacatgtttatattcttttaatttgtattgTTGTCATGGTGGAATTGGGGTGGAGATAggaaaaatgattatttttattcttttattttgtattttgggtACACACAAAAgaactaattatttctatatgaaCGTCATCGTTATTTCCTCCTTTTCTATATGAACGTCATCGTTATTTCCTCCTTTTCTATATGAACGTCATCATTATTTCCTCCCTTTTTCTCTCTTGTTCgtcataaattgaaaaataaaataaaatggtggacaagatccaaatataaaaaatggaaGAGATAGGAagtgggggggagggggggggggtgtagagaacctattttttatttttaatttactatgaaattcaaaattaaatcaatCATGTGAGttcatatattaagtaatttcaaattattttaacggAAAATggcctaaaatgcccttaaactatgagaTTTGGTACAATATTGTCCTACATCCACTTTATGAGTATGATCCGTTAGACATAAGAGTATTTTTTGAGCCAAAAGGTTGACGTTGAGAGTATTTGGGGGCCCAAAGGTGGATGAAgaatatttttgtatcaattcaAACAGCTGATGGACATTTTAAGCCCTTCtccatattaaaaataagatgtTAATTTTCTAAACAAaccagaaaaaaaaacaagataaatatattgcaacatatgaaatataaatttgattgcAAAAATGGAAAGTTGACATTGGTCGGTATGTTGGTACTACAAGCTTACCATACTAATCTACCTTAATTTAGTCTAACCTTAAATTTGTTTTGTTCAAAATTAGAAACAAGACAAAATAAGaatcatttttttgtcattatATTATGTACCACGTGAATAAACTGTCTAGATTACCAAACTAATCTTCCTTGATTTAGTCTAACcttaaaaattgttttgttcAAAATTAGTAACAAGACAAAATaagaatcattttttttgtcatcATATTATGTACCACGTGAATAAACTGTCTTAAATCACTGTATATATAGTACTTAGACACAGTCAATTAAGCTTATTTGGCACCTTTAGCACACCTATCACCTTACCAACGAACAAGTCAATAACTAATTTATGTAACTAATAGGAGTGAGTTGCTCGAATTTTCTGAGTTGCTTGAATTTTCTCTTCTCGTATTTTTGAATTCAGAAGTATCAGCTTAGTATCAAGAAATTATTTGATTTCGTATATCTATAATAGTGGCAAtggtatttttaaaatttgcttGACCATAAATAACCCCCTTTGATATTCTACGTGTACCCTTACGTGAACTAATACGTCCATTTCAATGTGAACTAATTTTTGGTATAGCTTTTGCCATATTTTATCATCTCACAAATATGAGTAAGAGATATATTGATATATCCATTTCATGTCAAaacaaattctttatttatacATCGACTTTTTTGGCAAGTTTGATTAGCCCTGTCTTTATTTATGTCTCGGATTGAAACAAATTACTATAATGCACCCCTCCTACATATTAGTCGAcatttttcacaatttttttagactaactagagagaaaagtgtgttatataattaatagaaaTTGATAGATGgagtatataaatatatgtacatataaatataatatttaaatttgacaaatcaaagagttgtaaaaattttaaattactcGAATATAGAAAGTTTGAACCATGAATCTGTCTATGATCATAACAACTGGAAAAAGTAAGTGTACCAGAGAAAGTTGGATTCTGATAGCAAATGTACGTAGAGCACTACATATATTGATTCACGAGAACTTAATAATTTTACATAGacactatatttttattaagagaTTCATTAGATATAATATAGAGACTTGATGTCATATTCTGATGGCATCTAACAACCTAACTACTAGAATATATTCCTCATGtctttctaataaatttttattacaGGTAATACATAAATGATCTCCTAATATAGTCTCACTATTAAAGGTGTGTGGCTAGGTGAAATATCAAGATTATATATTAGAAAGTCATtcatgtattatgcctttttatTGTATCATACTTGAAATAACTCGTTAACGATGTGAGTTCTGAATTttacaaattttgatttttaagttAGATAACGACTTTGAAAGCCGCAAACAAACCACTAAACCATTTACCATAGGTCCACTTTAACCTCGTATTACATTGTAGCTCCGCCCCAGATTGCATGTGAGATCAAATAGTATAATTCCACAAGGacacctcaacatcactttcCACATGATCATCCCAATTGAAATGACTCCCAAATAAACATGGATTTGGTGAAAACAAACTTTCTTCTTCCATATTTGCAACCCATTCCTCTATCCCACATGAGTTACTattatcattttcatcaaccACCATATTACAATCTACTACAATATTATTATTCTCTTGTGGTGCTACATCCCTCACCGGCTCGAACGCCTCAGCTGCTCTAGCAGCCGCTTGGCGTAGCTCTTTCGGGTCCTTAGATACCGGAACCTGTAAACGCCAAGCGGAGTCTGCGAAATTCAGTGTGGCTAACTCTCCTTTAAGCGCTAATGCAGCCACATCATGAGCACGTGCAGCCATTTCTGCGGTTTGATACGTACCTAGCCATATTCGCTTTTGTTTAGTGGGTTCGCGAATTTCGCAAACCCACTTGTTGTTGTCCCTCTTTCTCACTCCTCGAAACACCGGGTGACGTGTTTCCTTGAACTTCCTCCTCCCGGCCGCTCGCTTCTTCGGCTTGTTAGATGATACTAATAAAATACTTTCTTCATCCAAAGGTTCCGTTCTAATCGAAGAACATGAATTACTCGAATCATTCATCGTTGTTGAAGTTTCAGCTTCTAAATTTCGATTAATTGAATCCGATCGAAATATTATTTGTTCGTacgttgtatatattttataatagtaGAATGTACTCGTTGAGTTTCATATATAGATTTTGGATTATGAAGAGAGAGGAAATTAAGGAACACGTATTCATAGAAAATGCTGTGAAAAGAACTGGAGAGAAAATGTGGGGCCTGCTTGACTgtgtcaaatattttttgaaacaaaataagttattgtttaaatttattcGCCAAGATAATACTTTCTCCGTCCAATAATATTTATCTGCACACTTCTTTAAAaccatttgaatataataaatacaatgtctcgaaaaatgtaataggaaaataaatataattaatgataagggtaaattaggtataattatccattgatttcataaagtggacaagaACTGTTggacatctcaaaatagtataatGGACAACTATTGTCGGATGAAGGGAATGAATTGTTTATGATATTTCATAAAACTAATATGAAGGTACAGTTAGTAGTGGAACCAAAACTTTTAATAAAGGGATTCAAAATCAGAAAAACTAGACACACTAAGTAgtcgaagggggttcgacatctactatatatatctaaaaattattctaatcgtatataaatgatataatttttcgCCGAAAGGGGTTCGAATTAACCCCCTAACTCTAatgtggctccgccactgggtACAATAACGTTTTAGATTCTTTTTTCCCttcgtttcattttatgtgacattattTAACTTGACATAATATTTaaggagaaaaattaaaaaaataaatttgcaaCGAACATAATGGTAGAATATTTGTGTCAGTATAAATTATTTcaggataatttttttaaaaattaaattatttttaattataataaggtaataattttttaaaacaaatccaTGTAAAATATAGGACGGGGGGAGTAAATGAATTAAGAAAACGTTATTGGGTGTTTTAGCGcgtgtaaatattttttggacattAGTAGTAAAAGAATGAGTCTTGTTGGATGAGACGGAAACCTCTTTCAAATTTGAGGAAAGCAAGGTTTAGTGCCtgggtattttttattttttatttattatctatcttgtatttgatatttgtaTTGGAGTCTGACTAAATTTAGATTCGTACAAAAAAGTCTCACATTAAGGAGTAAAGTGCTTCTCAACAAAGACAATTGCATACCCTCAAAACatctaattaagaataaagaagTACTTGCTACTCCATCACAGTATTTATCGATGATATACATGTATTTATTACACATAAGTAAACCTTCATGCACAAAAAAATACTCATCcatctattattttatatttattattaagtacttcatttatttcaatttaaatatattagtCCGAATTTTGAATTGTGTAGTCATATATTTATGATGTGTAGAgtcgtcaatatgggctaggctcGTTAGGTTGGTCTGGTCTAACGCGTAATTTGATAGGGATGGACTACGATTTTTGGAGCcaatttaagaaaatgactttttaaCTACATACATGTTGTAGACTTTATTGTATAATAAACTGCTGTAGATTTTATTAACTACATACATGTTGTAGACTTTATTGTATAATAATACGATCTTATTCCTAACACGAACAAATTAACCCACTTAATTATATATTCCTTTATGTTTCAAATATTCCACAAgaagaaattttaataaatataaataacagtattcaatttattattttcttaaatcaccAATGGCTGATAaaatgtcacgatccaaaacgagtcgtgagtggcacccacacttaacctcctaagtgggCGAACCAAGGAACTTAAACCCcaacatatatcaataattcaacTCCGAATAACAATAAAATGTGGAAGATCAAAACTTgttaaagtaaccaatcaaatcAACCTCTAAAGTCTATTACACATTATCCCCAAAgcctgaaagtcatcacatcaaggacatctaatcttAAAATACTAagtttaagagtattaaagacaccaaaataaatgaataaaatagtttatgtcCGAAAAttaaggacatcatgccatgaccaagagaatccaacacgagctGGAATGAATAGCACACCCTGGAACCTGATGTGCTGGAGACTGGCCAGAGCTGAGGGCGAGTCGAAGTCACTGATACACTCGCtgcactccacaaaaagaaaacaaagaaaaacacaagtagggctcagtacaggcaacatgtactgagtagatatcatcggccaacccaaaatagaaactaatatgtaatgaataatagtataaaatcaactatgacaCTTAGCAGGTGGCAAACAACAAACACATGAACCAGTGTCAACAACACTAAAGTAAGTACGTAATCAGTCAACAATTTCAAGATCACATatgaggactcatgcctccaaaccaaactaatttgggaattgagtacattaagttaattcaatatctttttcctttaatgttactgtgtcggaacgtgacactccgatccaattatactgtgtcggaacgtgacacttcGATTCAATAATAcagtgtcggaatgtgacacttTGATCCAATTATAtcgtgtcgaaacgtgacactccaatccaataataccgtgttgGAATGT
Proteins encoded in this region:
- the LOC125862833 gene encoding dehydration-responsive element-binding protein 1E-like produces the protein MNDSSNSCSSIRTEPLDEESILLVSSNKPKKRAAGRRKFKETRHPVFRGVRKRDNNKWVCEIREPTKQKRIWLGTYQTAEMAARAHDVAALALKGELATLNFADSAWRLQVPVSKDPKELRQAAARAAEAFEPVRDVAPQENNNIVVDCNMVVDENDNSNSCGIEEWVANMEEESLFSPNPCLFGSHFNWDDHVESDVEVSLWNYTI